The Rubrobacter tropicus nucleotide sequence GCCCCACCGCGAGCAGCACCCAGAGCACCACCGCGGCGGCCGCGGGCGCCGAGATCGGCCACTGGAAACGCACGGCGACGTTGTAGAGAGCAAACGCCAACATGATGTCGGCCGGGATAAAGCCCACGCCCAGCACCAACTGCAACCAGGCCGTAAGGAGGATGATCCCGAACACAGGAAGCGGATGACGCTGGCGAAGAACATACGGCGCGCACAAGCCGACCGCAACGACGGTACCCGTGCCGGGCCACAACCCGTCGGGGACATACCTGACCTGGATCGGCAGGTTGTAGGCGAACACGGCCAGGGCCACGACCACATCGACGAGCCACGGGCGCTCCCGCAGCCAGGAACTCGAAGCCCCCTTCAACCCCGGTCCGACGTCCGTGACCCCCTCGTCGCGCTGTTCACCCGTTCGTGCCGTGCCCCTCATCCGTCACGAGTTTACCGTCGATGGACCGCGGCAACCGGAGAAGCGCTGCTCGCCATCGTCCCCCCTCGGCCCGCGGTCGCTTCCCCGCGGACCGAGAAGTACGCCACAACCGGGCTTACGCGGCCGGGCTATGTCCCGCTATGCGTCCCAGACATTACGGGTCGGTCTGCTCTGGGGTTCTCGTACTGTTACCGGAACCGCGTTCTGGCCCTTAACTGGGGGCGAATAGCGCATTATCGAAAGTGGTGCCGTAGATTCACGGGATATAACGACGATTATCGGAACCAGATCCAAGGTCGTCGGAATTTACCCGTTCACTATCCGTACCCCGGCCTGCGCTCCCGCTTCTCATGTCAGGCCAGTCGTGCGTCCGGCCCCATCTCGACGTTACCCTTGAGAGCGTTCGATACAGGACAGAGTTTCTCGGCCTCCTCTGCCATCTTCCGAAACTCCTCGGCGCCCAAACCCGGCACCGCGCCCCTGCCTTCCAGATCCGCGGTCGTGATCCCGACCTCCTCTCCGTCCAGGACACACGTTGCGCCCACCGCGGGCCGCTCGGGGTCGCTGCCCTTTTCGGACAAGGTGAGGGAGAGCGCCATCGCGTAGCAAGAGGCGTGAGCCGCCGCCACGAGCTCTTCGGGAGAGGTCTTGCCATCCGACCGCTCGACGCAGGAGGCCCAGGTCACCGGCGAGCCCCGAAGAATCCCGTTGCTTCCGAGCGATAGCGGCCCTCCGCCATCCGCGAGACTACCTTCCCACTCAACTCGGACCCTGCGCTCCACGTTGGAGATGCCTCATCCTCCCTTTCTGCCGTGCCTTCTTCCGGTGCACGATGTGGTCGGTAAACACTCTTTACCGAACCTTCCTCTGGAGCGTAGCCTGACGACGCTTCACATCTTCAGAAGGCCGTGACCAAGGGTCCGACGGACATGATGATGAAGAGGAGTATCATGATCGTGATTACTATCGCCACGAAGGTATTCCCGCTCATCGGACCGCACCTTTCAAAACTCGGCTTTGCGCGCATCGCTCTCGTTTCTCTCAGTAGCAAGAAGAACTCAGGAGAACGGGAAGGTGGCGAGAATCTTCGCCACCTTCTTTCCCTCTACTCGAAGTAGTTGGCGGCCTTGGCGATGTAGCTCTCCTGGTCGTCCGGGACCTCGTCCTCGGGGTAGATCGCCTCGACCGGACACTCCGGCTCGCAGGCGCCGCAGTCGATGCACTCCTCGGGGTTGATCATGAACTGATCGC carries:
- a CDS encoding OsmC family peroxiredoxin, producing MERRVRVEWEGSLADGGGPLSLGSNGILRGSPVTWASCVERSDGKTSPEELVAAAHASCYAMALSLTLSEKGSDPERPAVGATCVLDGEEVGITTADLEGRGAVPGLGAEEFRKMAEEAEKLCPVSNALKGNVEMGPDARLA
- a CDS encoding 4Fe-4S dicluster domain-containing protein: MTYVITEPCIGTKDQSCVEVCPVDCIYDAGDQFMINPEECIDCGACEPECPVEAIYPEDEVPDDQESYIAKAANYFE